The Listeria sp. PSOL-1 genome includes a region encoding these proteins:
- the thiI gene encoding tRNA uracil 4-sulfurtransferase ThiI — protein MEFERILIRYGELSTKGKNRKRFVAVLAKNVKRVVKDFKEVKVHGERDRMQLYLNGADHKAVLLRLTSVFGIQSFSPVVKTDLSLDQIKEAATQLVKDSHQKDGTFKVAARRSNHSFELDSNELNQEIGAHVLREIPDLSVNVKNPDVKLNIDVRQDGVFLSCEQIKGSGGLPVGSSGRAMLMLSGGIDSPVAGYLAMKRGVEIEAVHFHSPPYTSEQAKQKAIDLARKLTNYSGQIQMNIVPFTEIQEAIKKQIPESYIMTVTRRLMMQITDQIRAKRNGLAIVNGESLGQVASQTLESMVAINAVTNTPIIRPVVSMDKNEIIEIAQRIDTFELSIQPFEDCCTIFTPSAPKTKPKLEKVEYYESFIDFESLLQKAIENTVTFSVEMTQNQEIKDEFADLF, from the coding sequence GTGGAATTTGAAAGAATATTAATTAGATATGGCGAGCTTTCAACAAAAGGTAAAAATCGTAAACGTTTTGTTGCGGTGCTAGCCAAAAATGTCAAACGTGTGGTCAAAGATTTTAAAGAAGTGAAAGTGCATGGTGAAAGAGACCGGATGCAGCTTTACTTAAATGGAGCAGATCATAAAGCTGTTCTTCTGCGTCTCACATCTGTTTTTGGAATTCAATCATTTAGCCCGGTTGTTAAAACGGATTTAAGTTTAGATCAAATAAAAGAAGCTGCAACACAACTTGTCAAAGATAGCCATCAAAAAGATGGAACATTTAAGGTGGCTGCTAGAAGAAGTAATCATTCATTCGAGCTTGATTCGAATGAGTTAAACCAAGAAATCGGCGCACATGTTTTAAGAGAAATTCCTGACCTCTCTGTAAACGTCAAAAATCCAGATGTGAAATTAAATATTGATGTAAGACAAGATGGCGTCTTTTTATCATGTGAACAAATAAAGGGAAGTGGTGGTCTTCCCGTTGGTTCATCTGGTCGAGCGATGCTAATGCTTTCAGGTGGCATCGATAGCCCTGTTGCTGGTTACTTAGCAATGAAGCGCGGTGTGGAAATAGAAGCGGTTCATTTTCATAGTCCGCCCTATACAAGTGAGCAAGCAAAACAAAAAGCCATTGATTTAGCGCGGAAATTAACCAACTATAGTGGTCAAATCCAAATGAATATCGTCCCTTTTACAGAAATTCAAGAAGCGATAAAAAAACAAATTCCAGAAAGTTATATTATGACCGTTACTCGCCGCTTAATGATGCAAATAACCGATCAAATCCGTGCGAAGCGAAATGGACTTGCGATTGTAAATGGGGAAAGCTTAGGCCAGGTAGCGAGTCAAACGTTAGAAAGTATGGTCGCGATTAACGCTGTAACCAATACACCAATTATTCGGCCCGTTGTTTCTATGGATAAAAATGAGATTATTGAAATTGCACAAAGAATTGACACATTTGAGCTTTCTATTCAACCATTTGAAGATTGCTGTACAATTTTTACACCAAGTGCGCCAAAAACAAAACCTAAACTTGAAAAAGTAGAGTACTACGAAAGTTTTATTGATTTTGAAAGCTTATTACAAAAAGCGATTGAAAACACAGTGACATTTTCTGTTGAAATGACTCAAAATCAAGAAATAAAAGACGAATTTGCTGATTTATTTTAA
- a CDS encoding acetate kinase: MEKTIAINAGSSSLKFQLYNMPSEEVITKGIVERIGLKDSIFTITVDGEKITEVIDIPDHEVAVQMLLEKLILHHIIKAYDEITGIGHRVVHGGEKFPDSVYIDDQVIEAIEALSELAPLHNPANVTGIRAFRKVLPDVISVAVFDTAFHQTMSPKSFLYSLPYHYYKDYGIRKYGFHGTSHKYVSERAAELLGQPIEKLRLVTCHLGNGASIAAIEGGKSIDTSMGFTPLAGVSMGTRSGNIDPALIPFIMEKTGKTAEQVLDVLNKESGMLGVSGISSDLRDLEEAASKGNERADLALEVFVDRIHKYIGSYAARMNGVDAIIFTAGIGENSSFIREKVLQGLEFMGVYWDPALNQVHGEEAFLNYPHSPVKVLVVPTNEELMIARDVERIKNERA, from the coding sequence ATGGAAAAAACAATTGCAATTAATGCGGGAAGTTCATCACTAAAGTTCCAATTATATAACATGCCCTCTGAAGAAGTGATTACAAAGGGTATTGTTGAAAGAATAGGTCTTAAGGATTCAATTTTTACAATCACTGTAGATGGAGAAAAAATAACGGAGGTTATCGATATTCCCGATCATGAGGTCGCTGTACAAATGCTCCTTGAGAAATTAATTTTGCATCATATTATTAAAGCTTATGATGAAATTACCGGAATAGGGCATCGCGTTGTTCATGGAGGGGAAAAATTCCCAGATTCTGTTTATATTGATGATCAGGTAATTGAAGCGATCGAAGCATTATCTGAACTTGCACCACTTCATAATCCAGCAAATGTTACAGGTATTCGTGCCTTTCGTAAGGTATTACCTGATGTTATTTCGGTTGCTGTTTTTGATACAGCATTCCACCAAACAATGAGTCCTAAGAGTTTCCTTTATAGCCTGCCATATCATTATTATAAAGATTATGGCATTCGTAAATATGGTTTTCATGGAACAAGTCATAAATATGTTTCTGAGCGTGCGGCAGAACTACTTGGGCAACCGATTGAAAAATTACGCTTAGTTACTTGTCATTTAGGAAATGGAGCCAGTATTGCAGCGATTGAAGGCGGTAAATCGATTGATACTTCTATGGGATTCACGCCACTTGCCGGTGTTTCAATGGGAACTCGTTCTGGAAACATTGATCCTGCGCTTATTCCATTTATCATGGAAAAAACGGGTAAAACAGCGGAACAGGTACTCGATGTTTTAAATAAAGAATCTGGTATGCTTGGTGTTTCTGGAATTTCAAGTGATCTTCGTGATTTAGAAGAAGCGGCATCTAAAGGAAATGAGCGCGCTGATTTAGCACTCGAAGTTTTTGTAGATCGCATTCATAAGTATATCGGTTCTTATGCTGCTCGCATGAATGGGGTTGATGCGATTATTTTCACAGCAGGTATTGGTGAAAATAGCTCCTTTATTCGTGAAAAAGTGTTGCAAGGATTAGAGTTTATGGGGGTATATTGGGATCCAGCATTAAATCAGGTTCATGGTGAAGAAGCATTCTTAAATTATCCGCATTCTCCTGTTAAAGTACTTGTTGTCCCAACAAATGAAGAATTAATGATTGCTCGCGATGTTGAACGCATAAAAAATGAGCGTGCTTAA
- the sppA gene encoding signal peptide peptidase SppA has translation MNAKRWIALGLVALLLVVSGITKLATTMLTSDQEKKGSLLSHLFSADDEISEVVVEDGNENAIALLSVDGTIQDTGESSLSLGSSGYNHSFFMEQLETIQNTPEIKGILLTINSPGGGVMESAQIHDKLVQIKKKRKIPIYVSMGSMAASGGYYIATAADKIFASKETMTGSLGVIMQGYDYSELMKKVGISENTIKSGKYKDMMSETRKMTTDERTVLQNMINDSYNEFVHVVMAGRHLSEAEVRKIADGRIYDGRQAKKVGLIDDFGYQEDTLHALKKENKLKGASVIRYESNSGIGSLFEASAKRISGLNHSDIITMMKQLGSAKAPRIMYLYGG, from the coding sequence ATGAATGCAAAACGTTGGATTGCACTAGGACTGGTTGCTTTGCTTTTGGTTGTAAGTGGGATAACGAAGCTTGCCACAACAATGCTAACAAGTGATCAAGAAAAAAAGGGTTCGCTACTTAGTCATTTATTTTCAGCAGATGATGAAATAAGTGAAGTTGTTGTAGAGGACGGGAATGAGAATGCGATCGCACTGTTAAGTGTAGATGGGACCATTCAAGATACTGGAGAATCAAGCTTATCGCTAGGCTCTTCTGGGTATAATCATTCTTTTTTTATGGAACAGCTTGAAACGATTCAAAACACGCCTGAAATAAAAGGAATTTTGCTTACGATCAATTCACCAGGTGGCGGCGTTATGGAATCCGCACAAATTCATGATAAATTAGTACAAATAAAAAAGAAACGTAAAATTCCTATCTATGTTTCAATGGGGAGTATGGCTGCTTCAGGTGGTTATTATATAGCCACTGCTGCTGATAAAATTTTTGCTAGCAAAGAAACAATGACAGGGTCTCTTGGCGTCATTATGCAAGGATATGATTACAGTGAATTAATGAAAAAAGTTGGCATTAGTGAAAATACGATTAAAAGTGGTAAATACAAAGACATGATGAGTGAGACGCGTAAAATGACCACAGATGAACGTACAGTTTTGCAAAATATGATTAATGATTCTTATAATGAATTTGTACACGTTGTTATGGCTGGCAGACATTTATCAGAAGCAGAAGTTCGTAAAATTGCAGATGGCAGGATTTATGATGGTAGGCAAGCAAAAAAGGTTGGTTTAATTGACGATTTTGGTTACCAGGAAGATACGCTTCATGCGCTTAAAAAAGAAAACAAATTAAAGGGAGCAAGTGTCATTCGCTATGAATCAAATTCGGGTATCGGATCGCTGTTTGAAGCAAGTGCTAAAAGAATTAGCGGTTTAAATCATAGCGATATTATCACGATGATGAAGCAATTAGGAAGTGCTAAAGCTCCACGTATCATGTATCTTTATGGCGGATAG
- the ald gene encoding alanine dehydrogenase, with amino-acid sequence MIIGVPKEIKNNENRVAMTPASVLSYVNAGHKVLIEKGAGIGSSFHDHDYEKAGATIVDTAKEAWSAEMVVKVKEPIASEYQYFREGLLLFTYLHLANEPELTKALIDNKVNSVAYETVELEDHSLPLLSPMSEVAGRMATQIGAQFLQKINGGMGVLLSAVPGVERSNVTVIGGGMAGTNAAKIAIGLGARVTILDLNLNRLRELDDIFGNAATTLMSNDYNIEMAVKRSDLVIGAVLIPGAKAPKLVKEDVIKQMQPGSVLVDVAIDQGGIFETTDRVTTHDEPTYTKHGVVHYAVANMPGAVPRTSTTALTNATLTFGLKLANLGLIKAVTDDYHLYRGVNTFSGHVTYKAVADALDYEHQELSILLQNVHS; translated from the coding sequence ATGATTATAGGGGTACCAAAAGAAATTAAAAATAACGAGAATCGTGTAGCCATGACACCTGCAAGCGTATTATCTTATGTAAATGCTGGTCACAAAGTATTGATCGAAAAGGGAGCAGGCATAGGATCTAGTTTTCATGATCATGATTATGAAAAAGCAGGTGCGACGATTGTTGATACAGCTAAGGAAGCTTGGAGTGCAGAAATGGTTGTTAAAGTAAAAGAACCAATCGCCTCTGAATATCAATACTTTAGAGAGGGCTTATTGCTATTTACATATTTACACTTAGCAAATGAACCTGAACTAACCAAGGCGTTAATTGACAATAAAGTAAATAGTGTCGCTTATGAAACCGTAGAATTAGAGGATCATTCATTACCGCTACTTAGTCCAATGAGTGAAGTTGCTGGACGAATGGCGACACAAATTGGTGCGCAATTTTTACAAAAGATAAATGGTGGGATGGGCGTTCTTTTAAGTGCTGTACCTGGCGTTGAAAGAAGTAATGTCACCGTTATTGGTGGCGGAATGGCAGGAACAAATGCTGCTAAAATAGCCATTGGACTAGGCGCACGTGTGACGATTTTAGATTTAAATTTGAATCGCTTACGTGAATTAGATGATATTTTTGGTAATGCGGCAACAACATTAATGAGTAATGATTATAATATTGAAATGGCGGTAAAACGTTCTGATTTAGTAATTGGAGCTGTTCTTATTCCTGGGGCAAAAGCACCAAAACTTGTAAAAGAAGACGTCATTAAACAAATGCAGCCAGGATCAGTTCTTGTAGATGTGGCGATTGATCAAGGTGGCATTTTTGAAACGACAGATCGTGTAACGACGCATGATGAACCAACTTATACAAAACATGGTGTCGTCCATTATGCTGTAGCGAATATGCCGGGTGCTGTACCAAGAACGTCTACAACAGCATTAACGAACGCTACACTGACTTTTGGATTGAAATTGGCAAATCTTGGCTTGATTAAGGCTGTAACGGATGATTATCATTTATACCGAGGGGTTAATACATTTTCTGGCCATGTAACGTATAAAGCAGTAGCAGATGCACTTGATTATGAACATCAGGAGTTGAGTATTCTACTACAAAATGTTCACTCTTAA
- a CDS encoding metal-dependent hydrolase, with translation MKISFHGQSCIKIMTNQETILVDPFISGNPKCDLKVSDQKPDYIVLSHGHDDHVGDTIEIAKNSGATLICNVELATFLNLNGVEKVAPLHIGGERAFDFGSIKLTQAFHGSSQVVDGKLIDLGLPTGIIFKIEGKNIYHAGDTGLFSDMKLIGELNPLDLAFLPIGDNFTMGPKDAKIAADFLQAKQVVPMHYNTFPLIEQDPDAFVASLGKGIIGKVMQIGEEIAL, from the coding sequence ATGAAAATTTCGTTTCATGGCCAATCGTGTATTAAAATTATGACCAACCAAGAGACCATTTTGGTGGATCCATTTATTTCTGGTAATCCAAAGTGTGACTTAAAGGTTTCGGATCAAAAACCTGATTATATCGTTTTATCCCACGGACATGATGATCACGTTGGCGATACGATTGAAATTGCCAAAAACTCAGGCGCTACACTGATTTGTAATGTTGAATTGGCGACTTTTTTAAATCTAAATGGTGTTGAAAAGGTTGCGCCACTTCATATTGGTGGGGAAAGAGCATTTGATTTTGGAAGCATTAAGTTAACACAAGCTTTCCATGGATCCTCACAAGTAGTCGATGGGAAATTGATTGACCTTGGCTTACCAACAGGAATCATTTTTAAAATTGAAGGAAAAAATATTTATCATGCCGGAGATACCGGTTTATTTTCAGACATGAAATTAATTGGTGAACTAAATCCGCTTGATCTGGCCTTTTTACCCATTGGTGATAATTTTACAATGGGTCCAAAAGATGCAAAAATAGCGGCTGATTTCTTGCAAGCAAAACAAGTTGTTCCAATGCACTACAATACCTTCCCGCTGATTGAACAAGATCCAGATGCTTTTGTTGCTTCTTTAGGTAAGGGAATAATTGGGAAAGTAATGCAAATTGGTGAGGAAATAGCATTATAA
- a CDS encoding cysteine desulfurase family protein: MIYFDNSATTKPYQAVLETYTKVASHYFANPSSLHQFGQKVRELHEEARKQTAQLLDVKPEEVIFTSGGTESNNLAIKGIARRYSARGKHMITTEIEHPAVKEVMKELALEGFTITYLPVDQNGRVSCLDLEKALTAETILVSIMHVNNEVGVIQPIEELSEIVKTKTNAYFHVDQVQGIAKVPLQLKNVDLLSISGHKLHGLNGTGILVKRKNVELHSEIRGGGQEFDLRSGTENTAGAVAFAKALRLELENMAKHLNEMKAIQRFLRQELTKIPHVVLHTSENFAAPHILCFSVKGHRGEVLVHALAKEEIFLSTTSACSSRSKLENSTLRAMGVPDHIAVSAIRLSLSYTNQLAEAEIFVQTFKHVIQKLNEVVK, from the coding sequence ATGATTTATTTTGATAATAGTGCAACGACAAAACCATATCAGGCTGTACTTGAAACATACACAAAAGTAGCTAGTCATTATTTTGCCAATCCGTCTTCACTCCATCAGTTCGGTCAAAAGGTAAGAGAATTGCATGAGGAAGCACGTAAGCAAACTGCTCAATTACTTGATGTGAAACCAGAAGAAGTTATTTTTACTTCTGGCGGAACAGAAAGCAATAATTTAGCAATCAAAGGCATCGCGCGTCGTTATTCTGCAAGAGGCAAACACATGATTACAACAGAAATTGAGCATCCCGCTGTTAAAGAGGTGATGAAGGAGCTCGCTTTAGAAGGGTTTACCATCACTTATTTACCCGTTGATCAAAACGGACGGGTATCTTGCTTAGACTTAGAAAAGGCATTAACTGCAGAGACAATTCTTGTTTCAATCATGCATGTCAATAATGAAGTAGGTGTGATTCAACCTATTGAAGAACTTTCTGAAATAGTAAAAACAAAAACCAATGCCTATTTTCATGTTGATCAAGTACAAGGAATTGCCAAAGTTCCGCTACAGTTAAAAAATGTTGACTTGCTAAGTATATCTGGACACAAATTACATGGCTTAAATGGCACGGGGATTTTGGTTAAACGCAAGAATGTAGAACTTCATAGCGAAATAAGGGGCGGTGGACAAGAGTTTGATCTTCGGAGTGGTACGGAAAATACAGCAGGGGCGGTCGCTTTTGCAAAGGCACTTCGACTGGAATTAGAAAATATGGCGAAGCATTTAAATGAAATGAAAGCAATCCAGCGATTTTTGCGACAAGAATTAACAAAGATCCCCCATGTTGTTTTGCATACATCAGAAAATTTTGCTGCACCGCATATTCTTTGTTTTTCAGTAAAGGGACACCGAGGAGAAGTTCTTGTTCATGCTTTAGCGAAAGAAGAGATTTTTTTGTCGACAACCAGTGCTTGTTCTTCTCGTAGTAAATTAGAAAATAGTACGCTTCGGGCGATGGGTGTACCTGATCATATAGCAGTTTCTGCAATTCGGCTTAGTTTATCTTATACAAACCAATTAGCAGAGGCAGAAATTTTTGTTCAAACGTTTAAGCATGTGATCCAAAAATTAAATGAAGTGGTGAAATAA
- a CDS encoding Xaa-Pro peptidase family protein produces the protein MEKKINLLQNWLEKEQAEVAFITNPENIAYFAGFHSDPHERVLGLAVFSNETPFLFTPGLEVEEAKRSGFNHAIYGYSDTENPFEIITQQIQNRAKSITKIAIEKSHMNVGYYEQLAKSFPNANFIDIENKIQMTRLVKTKDEIKILKEAALLADEAIQIGINEIAAGKTEAEIVAKIDYEMRKKGVSGMSFETMVLTGKNGASPHGTPGDTQIQKGDFVLFDLGVVHKGYCSDTTRTIAFGEISTQQKEIYDTVLKAQLAAIEKVKAGAKAKEIDLAARKIIRDSGYGDYFPHRLGHGLGMGVHEFPSITETNEMLLTENMVFTIEPGIYVPGVAGVRIEDDIVVTENGYEILTEFPKELQYV, from the coding sequence ATGGAAAAAAAGATCAATCTTTTACAAAACTGGCTCGAAAAAGAACAAGCTGAAGTCGCTTTTATTACAAATCCTGAAAATATCGCTTATTTTGCAGGTTTTCATAGTGATCCCCATGAAAGAGTGCTCGGTTTAGCTGTCTTTAGCAATGAAACACCTTTTTTATTTACACCTGGGCTTGAAGTTGAAGAAGCCAAGCGTAGTGGATTTAACCACGCTATTTATGGTTATAGCGATACAGAAAATCCATTTGAAATCATCACACAACAAATCCAAAACCGCGCAAAAAGCATAACCAAAATCGCCATTGAAAAGTCGCATATGAATGTAGGATACTATGAACAACTTGCAAAAAGCTTTCCCAACGCGAACTTCATTGATATTGAAAACAAAATCCAAATGACTCGTTTAGTAAAAACAAAAGATGAAATAAAAATTTTAAAAGAAGCGGCACTTTTAGCCGATGAAGCCATTCAAATTGGAATAAATGAAATCGCAGCAGGTAAGACAGAAGCAGAAATTGTTGCTAAAATCGATTATGAAATGCGCAAAAAAGGCGTGAGTGGCATGAGTTTTGAAACAATGGTTTTAACTGGAAAAAATGGGGCTTCCCCACATGGCACTCCGGGAGACACCCAAATCCAAAAAGGCGATTTTGTTTTATTTGATCTTGGTGTTGTTCATAAAGGTTATTGTTCAGATACGACAAGAACGATCGCTTTTGGAGAAATTAGTACGCAGCAAAAAGAAATTTACGACACAGTCTTAAAAGCACAACTCGCAGCCATTGAAAAAGTGAAAGCTGGTGCAAAAGCAAAAGAAATTGATTTAGCTGCAAGAAAGATTATTCGAGATTCAGGTTACGGGGACTACTTTCCTCATCGTTTAGGGCATGGGCTAGGCATGGGTGTCCATGAATTCCCTTCCATTACTGAAACAAACGAAATGCTGCTAACAGAAAACATGGTGTTTACGATCGAACCTGGGATTTACGTTCCCGGTGTTGCTGGTGTTAGAATTGAAGACGACATTGTTGTCACCGAAAATGGTTATGAAATTTTAACAGAGTTTCCAAAAGAACTTCAATATGTATGA
- a CDS encoding universal stress protein encodes MLQQYERVLVAVDGSKEAEAAFKKAIQVAKRNNAALGIVNVIDTRAFSSVANYDTSMADKATEYADELLTSYKEEATKAGVSNVETFIEYGSPKTAITNDAAQAFKADLIMCGATGLNAVERLLIGSVSQQIITHAPCDVLVVRSEEAK; translated from the coding sequence ATGTTACAACAATACGAACGTGTACTTGTTGCTGTTGACGGATCAAAAGAGGCCGAAGCTGCCTTTAAAAAAGCGATACAAGTGGCTAAAAGAAATAATGCCGCACTTGGAATTGTCAATGTCATTGATACTCGCGCCTTTTCTTCGGTAGCAAATTACGATACAAGCATGGCTGACAAAGCAACAGAATATGCAGATGAACTACTAACTAGCTATAAAGAGGAAGCAACAAAAGCTGGTGTTAGTAATGTCGAAACTTTTATTGAATATGGCTCACCTAAAACAGCGATTACAAACGACGCTGCTCAAGCATTTAAAGCGGATTTAATTATGTGTGGGGCCACTGGTTTAAACGCGGTGGAACGCTTACTTATTGGTAGTGTATCACAACAAATTATTACACACGCTCCTTGTGATGTTCTTGTTGTTCGGAGTGAAGAAGCAAAATAA
- a CDS encoding class I SAM-dependent methyltransferase: protein MTNGETSELFQVLDETAIVLQNELEISYLEAVYETSENLFQNEILQKEELPTEKVNKLSLAYQKINLEHFAAEDIRKGLQLAFLKGMKQGIQTNHQMTPDSIGFIIAYLVEKSLAGKKQISLLDPACGTGNLLTTVIGQLRLDGQKEIMATGVEVDELLISLALVSSDLQKLPTSLLHQDGLSNLFVDPVDVVFSDLPIGYYPDDKRASAFELKRHDGHSFAHFLFIEQGLRYTKPGGYLFFLVPDALFSTGDFAELERVIKKHGYVEGIVKLPETLFKSEKARKSILILQKKAELLKPPQEVLLANLSSLSDPKITAPILAQIENWFKLKNQEGN from the coding sequence TTGACAAATGGAGAAACCTCTGAACTGTTCCAAGTCTTGGATGAAACAGCTATTGTTTTGCAAAATGAACTTGAAATAAGTTACTTGGAAGCTGTTTATGAGACAAGCGAGAATCTTTTTCAGAATGAAATTTTGCAGAAGGAAGAATTACCTACTGAAAAGGTCAATAAACTTTCTCTCGCCTATCAAAAAATTAACCTTGAGCATTTTGCAGCTGAAGATATCCGTAAAGGGCTTCAACTTGCATTTTTAAAAGGGATGAAACAAGGGATTCAAACCAATCATCAAATGACGCCTGACTCGATCGGGTTTATTATTGCGTACTTGGTCGAAAAGTCCCTCGCAGGAAAGAAACAAATCAGTTTACTTGATCCAGCTTGTGGAACAGGGAATTTACTGACAACGGTTATCGGACAGTTAAGACTTGATGGGCAGAAAGAAATCATGGCAACGGGGGTTGAAGTTGACGAATTATTAATATCGCTTGCACTCGTTAGTTCAGATTTGCAAAAGCTACCAACAAGCCTCCTTCATCAGGATGGTCTAAGCAATTTATTCGTTGATCCGGTAGATGTTGTGTTTAGTGATTTACCGATTGGTTATTACCCAGACGATAAACGAGCAAGCGCTTTTGAATTAAAACGACATGATGGACATTCTTTTGCGCACTTCTTATTTATTGAGCAAGGCCTTCGTTATACTAAACCAGGAGGCTATTTATTTTTCCTAGTACCAGATGCGTTATTTAGTACAGGGGATTTTGCTGAATTAGAACGCGTCATTAAAAAACATGGTTATGTAGAAGGGATTGTTAAGTTACCAGAAACACTTTTCAAAAGCGAAAAAGCACGAAAGAGTATTTTGATTTTGCAAAAGAAGGCAGAATTATTAAAACCACCACAGGAAGTTCTTTTAGCCAACCTTTCAAGCTTGTCTGATCCAAAAATTACGGCTCCGATTTTAGCACAGATTGAAAATTGGTTTAAATTGAAAAATCAGGAAGGGAATTGA
- a CDS encoding RDD family protein yields MEESVKQERPIYHYVSKEKPFADLAKVYFAGFWIRFCAYLLDLLIIAACNGIFLNSLYRLFQLPTQNGLFSSYWFFSTLLFLLYFILMTKFFSQTLGKMLFGLKVIRSDKKTLTWGNVFIREGALRFVLKTIWPLYLVVAFTPFKQGIQDLIEETAVIHEGFLKENSKWKKAL; encoded by the coding sequence ATGGAAGAATCAGTCAAACAAGAACGACCAATTTATCACTATGTAAGCAAAGAAAAACCATTTGCTGACCTTGCTAAAGTGTACTTTGCTGGATTTTGGATTCGTTTTTGTGCTTATTTGCTTGATTTACTTATCATTGCAGCATGTAATGGCATCTTTTTAAATTCGTTGTATCGTTTGTTTCAGTTACCTACACAAAATGGTCTTTTTTCGAGCTACTGGTTTTTCAGTACATTACTATTTTTGCTTTACTTTATTTTAATGACAAAATTTTTTAGTCAAACGCTTGGAAAGATGTTATTTGGCTTAAAAGTTATTCGCTCTGATAAGAAGACGCTGACATGGGGCAATGTTTTCATTCGTGAAGGTGCACTGCGCTTTGTGTTAAAAACGATTTGGCCACTTTATCTTGTCGTCGCTTTTACACCTTTCAAACAAGGGATACAAGATTTAATAGAAGAAACAGCAGTTATTCATGAAGGATTTTTGAAGGAAAATAGTAAATGGAAAAAAGCATTATAA